One region of Peribacillus simplex genomic DNA includes:
- a CDS encoding sugar phosphate isomerase/epimerase family protein, which yields MKLGVFTVLFAQKSFEDMLDYVADSGLKTVEIGTGGYPGNIHCPLDELLDSEEKRQKYLESVQTRGLTISAFSCHGNPISPDKAFAKESDETLIKTIKLASLLNVPVVNTFSGTAGDHEGAKYPNWPVAPWPNEYTDVLKWQWEEKLIPYWKKVAAIADEHNIKIGLELHGGFLVHTPYTLLKLREATSDAIGANLDPSHLWWQGIEPVGAIKILGKAGAIYHFHAKDTYLDQDNINMYGLTDMQPYGNVQSRAWNFRSVGCGHSLQDWSDIMSALRTYGYDYVVSIEHEDPLMSVEEGFQRAVTNLKTVLINESPTDLWWV from the coding sequence GTGAAATTAGGGGTTTTTACCGTGCTATTTGCTCAAAAATCATTCGAGGATATGCTTGATTATGTTGCGGATTCCGGATTAAAAACAGTTGAAATCGGTACAGGCGGGTATCCAGGCAATATCCATTGTCCACTCGATGAACTGCTGGATAGTGAAGAAAAGCGCCAAAAATACCTGGAATCCGTTCAAACAAGAGGATTAACGATCAGTGCATTCAGCTGCCACGGCAATCCGATCTCTCCAGATAAAGCGTTCGCCAAAGAAAGTGATGAAACACTGATTAAAACAATCAAGCTTGCATCCTTACTAAATGTCCCGGTCGTCAATACCTTTTCTGGTACAGCTGGTGATCACGAAGGAGCTAAATATCCAAACTGGCCTGTCGCCCCATGGCCCAATGAGTATACAGATGTGCTGAAATGGCAATGGGAAGAAAAATTGATCCCCTATTGGAAAAAAGTAGCCGCCATTGCCGATGAACACAATATAAAAATTGGACTTGAACTGCACGGTGGTTTTCTCGTTCACACACCCTACACCTTGTTAAAACTGCGGGAAGCTACATCGGATGCAATAGGAGCCAACCTTGATCCAAGCCATCTTTGGTGGCAGGGCATCGAGCCAGTCGGAGCCATCAAAATTCTAGGGAAAGCGGGGGCAATCTACCACTTCCACGCAAAAGACACATACTTGGATCAGGATAATATCAATATGTATGGATTAACCGACATGCAGCCATATGGAAATGTCCAAAGCCGCGCCTGGAACTTTCGCTCAGTAGGATGCGGACACAGCCTGCAAGATTGGTCCGACATCATGAGCGCCCTTCGCACATACGGTTACGATTACGTCGTCAGCATCGAACACGAAGATCCGCTGATGTCAGTCGAAGAAGGATTTCAACGGGCGGTAACCAATTTAAAAACTGTCCTCATCAACGAAAGTCCAACTGATTTATGGTGGGTATAA
- the rluF gene encoding 23S rRNA pseudouridine(2604) synthase RluF: MRINKYISESGITSRRGADKWIADGRVTINGTVAELGSQAEPGDDVRVDGKPIKVEQQNVYIALNKPIGITSTTEKHIKGNIVDFVNHPLRIFHIGRLDKDSSGLILLTNDGDIVNEILRAENKHEKEYIVTVDKPLTASFIQDMSSGVEILDTKTLPCKVKQLTKYTFNITLMQGLNRQIRRMCSALGYEVRDLHRIRIMNIHLDGLALGQWRDLTKDELSELFKELDYTPRQR, translated from the coding sequence TTGAGGATCAATAAATATATCAGTGAATCCGGAATTACCTCGAGACGAGGCGCAGATAAATGGATAGCCGATGGCCGTGTGACGATTAATGGCACAGTTGCTGAGCTTGGCAGTCAAGCTGAACCCGGGGATGATGTTCGTGTAGATGGCAAGCCAATAAAAGTGGAACAGCAAAATGTCTATATTGCACTGAATAAACCGATAGGGATTACAAGTACGACGGAAAAACACATTAAAGGAAATATTGTTGATTTTGTAAATCATCCGCTTCGCATTTTTCATATCGGACGGCTGGACAAAGACTCTAGTGGACTGATCCTGCTTACGAATGATGGAGATATCGTAAATGAAATCCTTCGTGCAGAAAACAAACATGAAAAGGAATATATCGTAACCGTGGATAAGCCACTTACCGCTTCCTTCATTCAAGATATGTCATCCGGCGTGGAGATTTTGGATACGAAAACACTTCCATGTAAGGTTAAGCAATTGACCAAATATACATTCAACATCACCTTGATGCAAGGATTGAACAGACAAATCCGCCGTATGTGCTCAGCACTCGGTTATGAGGTCCGTGATTTACATCGAATCCGAATCATGAATATCCATTTGGACGGACTGGCGCTCGGACAATGGCGTGACCTGACCAAAGATGAATTATCGGAACTATTCAAGGAGTTGGATTATACCCCTAGGCAGAGATAA
- a CDS encoding DMT family transporter, with the protein MFPSVGPFIFWNISLRHINASQAGIYLNLIAVFTAILNLLLGQPITLVQLLDGLLAFIGVYLTSKKKKEYPAAVMKNL; encoded by the coding sequence ATCTTCCCGTCTGTTGGCCCCTTTATTTTCTGGAATATTTCCCTTCGTCATATCAATGCAAGCCAGGCTGGAATTTATCTAAATCTGATTGCTGTTTTTACCGCCATTCTTAACCTACTTTTAGGTCAACCGATTACTTTGGTCCAACTCCTGGACGGTCTCCTTGCCTTCATTGGTGTCTATCTGACAAGTAAAAAGAAAAAAGAATACCCGGCTGCCGTCATGAAGAACTTGTAA
- a CDS encoding aldo/keto reductase: MSKQTRIGKTDLYVNPIGLGTNAIGGHNLFPNLSEDTGRDVLRTALDEGINFWDTAYIYGPERSEELIGEILKESRKREDIVLATKGAHKFSDGNIVFDNSPAFLKNAVDSSLKRLQTDYIDLFYIHFPDEGTPKDEAVGALKELKDEGKIKSIGVSNFSFEQLKEANKDGYVDVLQSEYNLFKREAEQDLLPYTAENNISFIPYFPLASGLLGGKYNQESTFEDGRAKSPLFQGQAFVSNLQKVEEIRAIANRKHADVADVVLAWYLTRHSVDVLIPGAKKPEQVTRNLKALDVNLTMDEIAEISAIFA, from the coding sequence ATGTCTAAACAAACCCGTATTGGTAAAACAGATTTGTATGTAAATCCGATTGGCCTTGGAACGAATGCCATTGGCGGACATAACCTATTCCCTAATCTAAGCGAGGATACAGGAAGGGACGTCTTGAGAACGGCGCTTGATGAAGGAATTAACTTTTGGGATACAGCTTACATTTACGGTCCGGAGCGCTCAGAAGAACTTATCGGTGAAATCCTTAAAGAGAGTCGCAAACGCGAGGATATCGTACTTGCCACTAAAGGGGCACATAAATTTTCCGATGGCAATATCGTCTTTGATAACTCTCCGGCTTTTCTGAAAAATGCCGTGGATTCGAGTCTAAAAAGGCTCCAAACAGACTACATCGACTTATTCTATATCCATTTCCCTGATGAGGGTACTCCTAAAGATGAAGCAGTAGGTGCCTTAAAGGAATTGAAGGATGAAGGCAAAATCAAGTCAATCGGAGTCTCGAACTTTTCGTTCGAACAATTGAAGGAAGCGAATAAAGACGGCTATGTCGATGTCCTGCAATCCGAGTACAATCTATTCAAACGGGAGGCAGAACAAGACCTACTGCCATATACAGCCGAAAATAATATCTCCTTCATTCCTTATTTCCCCCTTGCTTCCGGTCTTCTCGGCGGCAAATATAATCAAGAATCAACATTCGAGGACGGCCGGGCAAAAAGTCCGCTTTTCCAAGGACAAGCCTTTGTAAGCAACCTGCAAAAAGTGGAAGAGATACGGGCGATCGCCAACAGGAAGCATGCCGATGTCGCCGATGTGGTACTAGCTTGGTATTTAACTCGGCACTCGGTAGATGTCCTGATTCCCGGAGCGAAAAAGCCAGAACAGGTCACACGCAATTTAAAAGCATTGGATGTCAATCTAACCATGGATGAAATCGCCGAAATCAGTGCCATTTTCGCTTAG
- the brnQ gene encoding branched-chain amino acid transport system II carrier protein: protein MKKTDTLFIGLMLFSMFFGAGNLIFPPFLGASSGTSFWPAITGFIATGVGLPILVLLAVSLVKGGAQTIGARVHPLFSTLFMVVIYLSIGPFLAIPRNANVAYEMGFKPYLGDSMNQSLFLFIFTTIFFIIVYAISLNPKKMETFMGRWITPILLLSMVILCVVGFVKLDAPFKAPTDAYAAGAFSKGFIEGYNTMDALAALAFGIVILTSIQQRGISDRKQLTRYTVKAGLIAGVLLSLVYISLGIMGARMAADGSFENGTDILTVASTLLLGTGGKALLGIIFTLACFTTVVGLTTACGQYFSKLFPKLNYKSVILIVTIVGFILSNMGLNQILKVSVPFLVMAYPLTIVLIVLTFFSRHFKNPKKVYRSAMTFTGVFALMDGLNAFGLQLGPVQTLTDVLPLSAYGMEWVIPALVGTALGILLSQIGQTAPAEELEIKTLL, encoded by the coding sequence ATGAAAAAAACAGACACATTATTTATCGGCCTAATGCTTTTCTCAATGTTCTTCGGAGCCGGGAATCTTATATTCCCCCCATTTTTAGGGGCGTCTTCGGGAACTTCTTTTTGGCCAGCCATTACCGGTTTTATCGCCACTGGAGTCGGCCTGCCAATTTTAGTGCTTCTCGCCGTCTCACTAGTTAAAGGCGGGGCACAAACTATCGGGGCACGTGTACATCCTCTATTCAGCACGTTGTTCATGGTTGTCATTTATTTAAGCATCGGACCTTTTCTAGCCATTCCACGGAATGCGAATGTCGCCTATGAAATGGGCTTCAAGCCATATCTTGGTGACTCAATGAATCAATCCCTATTCCTATTCATATTCACAACCATATTTTTCATCATCGTTTATGCCATTTCATTGAATCCAAAAAAAATGGAAACCTTCATGGGACGCTGGATTACACCTATTCTGCTTTTGTCCATGGTCATTCTCTGTGTTGTCGGATTCGTAAAGCTTGATGCTCCATTCAAAGCTCCAACAGACGCATATGCAGCAGGAGCATTTTCGAAAGGGTTCATTGAAGGGTACAACACTATGGATGCTTTAGCTGCCCTGGCATTTGGGATCGTCATCCTTACTTCAATCCAGCAAAGAGGGATTTCCGATCGAAAACAATTGACGAGATATACAGTAAAAGCGGGTCTCATCGCTGGTGTATTGCTTTCATTAGTCTATATCTCCTTAGGTATAATGGGAGCACGCATGGCAGCCGATGGGTCATTCGAAAACGGAACGGATATCCTCACAGTCGCATCCACCCTTTTACTTGGAACTGGCGGGAAGGCCCTTCTCGGCATCATTTTCACTTTAGCATGTTTCACCACCGTCGTCGGATTGACGACCGCTTGCGGACAGTACTTCTCGAAACTTTTTCCCAAGCTGAACTACAAAAGCGTCATTCTGATTGTAACAATCGTCGGTTTCATCCTTTCAAATATGGGTCTGAATCAAATTCTGAAAGTATCGGTACCATTCCTTGTGATGGCTTATCCGTTAACGATCGTCCTGATTGTCCTGACATTCTTCAGCCGTCATTTTAAAAACCCGAAGAAGGTTTATCGCAGTGCAATGACTTTCACAGGAGTTTTCGCCTTGATGGATGGGCTGAATGCTTTCGGCTTACAATTAGGACCCGTGCAAACCTTGACTGATGTCCTTCCCCTTTCCGCTTACGGCATGGAGTGGGTCATCCCTGCTCTCGTCGGTACAGCACTTGGCATTCTGCTCAGTCAAATCGGACAAACAGCTCCAGCTGAGGAGTTGGAAATCAAAACATTATTATAA
- a CDS encoding GTPase domain-containing protein: MDERLIGKKYYETMIEDTRKHPIQALGEMFLVEQKKERADLTAVRFAQGEVYFQHHDFEAAIFKWENIEGELGSWAKKNIADAYFELEMYSTAEDIYKSVDTNEAVLKTEVLLQLFSLYIVESRNDLASKVVKEAVEFQPDYPNVTEIARAFFEEQKDWNSAVVLAANESIRTESMGWFDVLKTYIQQGVAQSMDPDYFSTVLGSLYTLDQGRFEKVTVALWKNYKYTDSYFEWLRVINNLIDTIELNQGDVWDELSVYYRDAYAGLLEGTHLIKDLSPVVPRLLENWLKIADGELSLFAAASALSWNEIFPDTINALVIQDAESLLSKSPKLGGGLEAGEKLFNSIIQWAEENDLRVGNKLKWMVEGLKDTGNFNLLLVGSTGNGKTSFIQSIVGESIAAEDHSSLVSVKDGDDLEILEITDTDSKVVMELTELDETRRQRGTIVDVTLISDYLRNNRLRLLDTPGFNGEKSVESDFQGYLHGSDGLMFVLDARAPFTGSERDLLLEIQMMAPKLPIHFLLNKMDTIYSDQVAVRMEDETWDKVNAYFPNAKVFAFSKLYDSKQQLNDLSAFLQSNYQDDNWKERRSEKILAFIRKTLSYLLEKRTANERKCEHSISWNEQMEVKLNGAVNQLADLEKEKSENIIRSYRVLKDEVKSQLSSKIPELLRDCSKSLTESSDFSQVHIQLNHEMNERIQAFISDKIMPQYYRSLQDWIASSQMEFSQSQQFMDEMSAGFNELYKEERIMLAGDFRVLDDWRRDADRMTSSIRIDDVNILLRRTPSQLLLKGAGKLFGAIPQNKANMYNRYKKYLESEDYQDVAEMITERFLTQFGLFEKSLDRDISLFYRSSFALLQKTIEQTQTEIKDYQAALEHMKENPEVYRDPITVFEVKLRQLERLEKIEKKRLAQLQRK; encoded by the coding sequence ATGGACGAACGGCTGATCGGGAAAAAATATTATGAAACGATGATTGAGGATACAAGGAAACACCCCATTCAAGCTTTGGGTGAAATGTTTCTCGTGGAACAAAAAAAAGAAAGAGCGGATTTAACGGCAGTTCGATTCGCTCAAGGTGAAGTATACTTTCAGCACCATGACTTTGAAGCAGCCATTTTTAAATGGGAAAACATAGAAGGTGAACTTGGTTCATGGGCGAAGAAAAACATCGCTGATGCTTATTTTGAACTGGAAATGTATTCAACTGCAGAGGATATTTATAAATCCGTCGATACGAATGAAGCGGTTTTGAAAACGGAGGTTCTTTTGCAACTGTTTTCCCTGTACATAGTTGAATCTAGAAATGATTTGGCTTCCAAAGTCGTGAAAGAAGCAGTAGAGTTTCAACCTGACTATCCGAATGTCACGGAAATCGCACGAGCCTTTTTTGAAGAACAAAAGGATTGGAACAGTGCGGTGGTATTAGCGGCGAATGAAAGTATCCGTACAGAATCAATGGGCTGGTTCGATGTGCTGAAAACGTATATCCAGCAGGGGGTTGCCCAATCGATGGATCCGGACTACTTTTCAACTGTCCTTGGTTCGCTATACACACTTGACCAGGGGCGTTTCGAAAAGGTGACGGTTGCCCTCTGGAAAAATTATAAATATACCGATTCTTATTTTGAATGGCTAAGAGTGATTAATAACTTGATAGATACCATCGAATTAAACCAAGGGGATGTATGGGATGAGCTTTCCGTCTATTACAGGGATGCATATGCAGGTCTGTTGGAAGGAACGCACCTAATCAAAGATTTAAGCCCTGTCGTGCCAAGGTTGCTGGAAAACTGGCTGAAAATCGCAGATGGGGAGCTTTCGCTGTTTGCGGCGGCATCCGCGCTGTCCTGGAATGAAATCTTCCCGGATACGATTAATGCGCTGGTCATTCAGGATGCAGAAAGCCTACTTTCGAAATCGCCTAAATTGGGAGGCGGACTGGAAGCGGGAGAGAAACTGTTCAATTCTATCATCCAATGGGCTGAGGAGAATGATTTAAGGGTTGGCAATAAGCTTAAATGGATGGTCGAGGGGCTTAAGGATACCGGAAATTTCAATCTTCTTCTTGTGGGAAGTACAGGAAATGGCAAGACATCCTTTATACAGTCAATAGTTGGCGAGAGCATCGCTGCCGAAGATCATTCTTCACTAGTCAGCGTCAAAGACGGGGATGATTTGGAAATCCTTGAAATTACCGATACAGATAGCAAGGTTGTCATGGAGCTAACTGAATTGGATGAAACACGCCGCCAGCGCGGGACTATTGTCGATGTGACGCTTATTAGTGACTATCTTAGAAATAATCGTCTGCGATTATTGGATACACCGGGGTTCAATGGGGAAAAAAGCGTGGAATCGGATTTCCAAGGCTATTTACATGGCAGTGATGGCCTGATGTTCGTTCTTGATGCCCGGGCGCCTTTCACCGGTAGTGAACGGGACCTGTTATTGGAAATTCAAATGATGGCTCCGAAACTGCCGATTCATTTCTTATTAAATAAAATGGATACGATATACAGTGATCAAGTCGCGGTCCGGATGGAAGACGAAACATGGGATAAAGTGAATGCATATTTCCCGAATGCGAAAGTGTTCGCTTTCTCTAAACTTTATGACAGCAAGCAGCAGTTGAATGACCTTTCTGCATTCCTTCAATCGAATTATCAAGATGATAATTGGAAAGAAAGAAGATCTGAAAAAATCCTTGCTTTCATTCGTAAAACTTTATCTTATCTGTTAGAAAAACGGACAGCCAATGAACGGAAATGCGAGCATTCCATCTCTTGGAATGAACAGATGGAAGTCAAATTGAATGGTGCGGTCAATCAACTGGCTGATTTAGAAAAAGAAAAAAGTGAAAATATCATAAGGTCGTACCGTGTGCTTAAGGATGAAGTGAAAAGTCAGCTTTCTTCTAAAATTCCTGAATTACTGAGAGATTGCTCTAAATCGTTAACGGAAAGCAGTGATTTCAGTCAGGTCCATATACAGTTGAACCATGAAATGAATGAGCGGATTCAAGCCTTCATTTCTGACAAGATCATGCCTCAATATTACCGTTCTCTTCAAGATTGGATTGCTAGTTCCCAAATGGAGTTCTCACAAAGCCAACAGTTTATGGATGAGATGAGTGCCGGATTCAATGAATTATACAAAGAAGAACGGATTATGCTGGCAGGTGACTTCAGGGTATTGGATGACTGGCGCCGTGATGCCGACCGGATGACAAGCAGTATCCGCATCGATGACGTTAATATCCTTTTGCGAAGGACTCCATCACAATTGCTGCTTAAAGGAGCAGGAAAGCTGTTTGGGGCAATACCGCAAAATAAAGCCAATATGTACAATCGTTATAAGAAATACTTGGAAAGTGAAGATTACCAGGATGTTGCAGAAATGATCACTGAACGCTTCCTTACCCAATTTGGATTGTTTGAAAAATCTTTAGATCGGGACATCTCACTTTTCTATCGCAGCTCATTTGCCTTACTTCAAAAAACAATAGAGCAAACGCAGACAGAAATTAAAGACTACCAGGCTGCATTGGAGCATATGAAAGAAAATCCGGAAGTTTACCGTGATCCGATCACTGTGTTCGAAGTGAAACTACGTCAGTTGGAGAGACTTGAAAAAATTGAGAAAAAGCGTCTAGCCCAGCTTCAAAGAAAATAA
- a CDS encoding sugar ABC transporter substrate-binding protein has translation MGRSIKGIFVSAIASALLLTGCSTGQSSTESKKEEKVSFENVPERFADGEGAKIKVIRKIGGDDHTAQYLAGAKEEGEAMGFQVDTYTANGDTAKFHDAIAQALQEDYDGYIISHGDDAATVNDVQKLVDAGKSVVTFDSISDLSKIEGVTLTSQDDEALATLAFDKLIEEQKGEAAIAYLWVDGFPPMVRRNSVYQEKLKENPGIREVERFGVASADTSVQTQNAVAAMLNKYPKGKLDAIFATWDAFAIGAARAIKEAGRDEVKIYGIDVSNADLQVIQSAASSWSYTAAVDPKLIGAVNMRILAKKLAGEKTPQTYDLEASLISQKQIQASKEAVNMANLSGIVEGWGVSTEFEEDWMKVLKAHYKK, from the coding sequence ATGGGAAGATCTATTAAAGGGATATTCGTTTCAGCCATCGCTTCGGCGTTGCTTTTAACGGGTTGTTCTACAGGACAGAGTTCCACAGAATCGAAGAAAGAAGAAAAAGTATCATTTGAAAATGTACCGGAAAGATTTGCTGATGGGGAAGGGGCCAAAATCAAAGTGATCCGTAAAATTGGCGGTGATGATCATACGGCCCAATACCTTGCTGGAGCGAAGGAAGAAGGAGAAGCAATGGGCTTTCAAGTGGATACGTATACAGCCAATGGGGATACGGCTAAATTCCATGATGCGATCGCGCAGGCTTTGCAGGAAGATTATGACGGCTATATCATCTCCCATGGTGATGATGCAGCAACAGTGAATGACGTTCAAAAGTTGGTTGATGCAGGTAAAAGCGTTGTCACATTCGATTCAATTAGCGATTTATCTAAAATAGAAGGTGTGACATTAACTTCACAGGATGATGAAGCGTTGGCAACACTGGCTTTTGATAAACTGATAGAAGAACAGAAAGGTGAAGCGGCGATTGCTTACCTTTGGGTGGATGGTTTTCCTCCAATGGTGAGAAGAAATTCAGTTTATCAGGAAAAATTAAAAGAAAACCCTGGAATTAGGGAAGTCGAAAGATTCGGAGTGGCATCTGCAGATACTTCGGTTCAAACACAAAATGCAGTAGCCGCAATGCTGAATAAATACCCAAAAGGTAAATTGGATGCCATTTTCGCAACATGGGATGCCTTCGCTATCGGTGCCGCCCGGGCGATTAAAGAAGCGGGCCGCGATGAAGTGAAGATATACGGAATTGATGTATCGAATGCAGATCTTCAGGTAATTCAATCGGCCGCTAGCTCATGGTCCTACACGGCAGCCGTCGATCCCAAGTTGATTGGTGCAGTGAATATGAGGATATTGGCAAAAAAATTAGCGGGCGAAAAAACACCGCAAACCTATGACTTAGAGGCTTCACTTATTTCACAAAAGCAAATCCAAGCCTCAAAAGAAGCCGTAAACATGGCAAATCTGTCTGGTATTGTCGAAGGATGGGGTGTATCAACGGAATTTGAAGAAGATTGGATGAAAGTTTTGAAAGCTCATTATAAAAAGTAA